In Arthrobacter sp. SLBN-83, one DNA window encodes the following:
- a CDS encoding cytochrome P450 — translation MHSIPRAGIGETAAFLMDVFIPTAAKGPLIRRPRVEALAERLGLDRRAVARMQKLDAKYPAGPLLLRLPFRKQAVVLRPDQLHRVLAESPDPFSPASSEKRGALAHFEPRNVLVSTGTDRTLRRALQEQALDTASPVHRFADSFLPVLEEEADALLLAAMADGGPAVGTLDWPLFTAAWHRAVRRVVFGDAAREDVELTDMLARLRKDANWSGLKPRRRSVRTEFLGRVRAGIDAAPPGTLASALRGRPDSDQSAPSDQVPQWLFAFEPAGMAAFRTLALLARHPGHTARAREEVAADQSGGRNLPFLRACVLESLRLWPTTPMILRQTTREVAWENGTMPARCGVLVFAPYFHRDGRRLTQADSFDPGLWLQHDEARPGEPEDWGVVPFSDGPARCPGRQLVLLLTGALLARLLQESTFTLESHRLSPDRPLPGTLNHFALRFRVSPA, via the coding sequence ATGCATTCCATTCCACGCGCCGGCATCGGCGAGACGGCAGCTTTCCTCATGGACGTCTTCATTCCGACGGCGGCCAAGGGTCCCCTGATCCGGCGGCCGCGGGTTGAGGCCCTGGCCGAGCGGCTGGGCCTGGACCGGCGCGCGGTGGCGCGGATGCAGAAGCTGGACGCCAAGTATCCGGCGGGGCCGCTGCTGCTCCGGCTGCCCTTCAGGAAACAGGCCGTGGTCCTGCGCCCCGACCAGCTCCACCGGGTCCTGGCGGAGTCGCCGGACCCCTTCTCGCCCGCGAGCAGCGAAAAACGCGGCGCGCTGGCGCACTTTGAGCCACGTAACGTGCTGGTTTCCACCGGCACCGACAGGACGCTGCGGCGGGCGCTGCAGGAGCAGGCGCTGGATACTGCCAGCCCGGTCCACCGTTTCGCTGATTCCTTCCTGCCGGTCCTAGAAGAGGAAGCCGACGCCCTGCTGCTTGCGGCCATGGCCGACGGCGGCCCGGCCGTGGGGACCCTGGACTGGCCGCTGTTCACCGCCGCGTGGCACCGGGCGGTCCGGCGGGTGGTTTTCGGCGATGCGGCGAGGGAGGACGTCGAACTCACGGACATGCTGGCCCGGCTCCGGAAGGACGCCAACTGGTCCGGCCTGAAGCCGCGCCGCCGCAGCGTCAGGACGGAATTCCTGGGGCGCGTGCGCGCCGGGATCGATGCCGCTCCGCCCGGCACCCTGGCCTCCGCGCTGCGGGGGCGGCCGGACTCGGACCAGTCCGCGCCCAGCGACCAGGTGCCGCAGTGGCTGTTCGCGTTCGAACCGGCGGGAATGGCGGCGTTCCGTACCCTGGCGCTCCTGGCCAGGCACCCGGGTCACACCGCACGGGCGCGGGAGGAAGTTGCCGCTGACCAATCCGGTGGCCGGAACCTGCCGTTCCTGCGGGCCTGCGTGCTGGAGTCCCTGCGGCTGTGGCCCACCACCCCCATGATCCTGCGCCAGACCACCCGGGAAGTCGCCTGGGAGAACGGAACCATGCCGGCCCGTTGCGGCGTGCTGGTCTTTGCCCCTTACTTTCACCGGGACGGCCGGCGCCTCACGCAGGCCGATTCCTTCGACCCTGGCCTTTGGCTGCAGCACGACGAGGCCCGCCCCGGGGAACCCGAAGACTGGGGAGTGGTTCCCTTCAGCGACGGACCCGCGCGCTGCCCCGGCCGGCAGCTGGTGCTGCTGCTGACCGGTGCCCTGCTGGCCCGCCTTCTGCAGGAGAGCACCTTCACCTTGGAGTCCCACCGCCTGTCCCCGGACCGGCCCCTGCCCGGAACGCTGAACCACTTCGCGCTGCGGTTCCGGGTGTCCCCCGCCTGA
- a CDS encoding M20/M25/M40 family metallo-hydrolase — protein sequence MTGGTGRDMQDTQGSGGRHDGAPDLRAFVRSREAELERRLAEWVRIPGILGAPEHSQDLLRSANWLAGEFREVGFPVAEVLPTGESYTVYAEWCQAPGAPTVLVYSHHDVRAVRPENWALTAPFEPILREGRLYGRGSSDAKGQILVHLEAVRAHLAAGATGAGGTGTSPDTVAGPDPAPKVNLKFLVEGEEEGGSPNLAKLLEDHTDRFAADLVLFSDTLLWDAAYPAVCVSLRGMLSAHLEVYGPERDVHSGAVSGNAPNPAFELGRLLGLMHHQDGRVAVPGFYDDVEPLPADLRNALKDLPFTEEDWLARSETGAITGEKGYTVLERLWLRPAVEVTSIIAGDPLGVSRAAVPAVASADLSFRTVPGQRAEKIAGQLQEWVAATIGDAYSFSLIPDLETAQEPYRTPDHPAVAALEKAMAAGFRAERTGRMGNAGGGPAELLSRTLAAPVLFFGTGLVEDHWHDSDESAGLDVLMNGAVTLACFWEELAAKQGIGDDDDGHLRQ from the coding sequence ATGACCGGCGGAACGGGCAGGGACATGCAGGACACCCAGGGCTCCGGCGGCAGGCACGACGGCGCCCCGGACCTTCGTGCCTTTGTCCGTTCCAGGGAGGCGGAGCTGGAGCGGCGGCTGGCTGAGTGGGTGCGGATCCCGGGCATCCTGGGCGCCCCCGAACACAGCCAGGACCTGCTCCGGTCGGCCAACTGGCTGGCCGGCGAATTCCGGGAAGTAGGCTTCCCCGTGGCGGAAGTCCTGCCCACGGGAGAGTCCTACACGGTATACGCGGAGTGGTGCCAGGCTCCGGGAGCACCCACCGTGCTGGTCTACAGCCACCACGACGTCCGGGCTGTCCGGCCGGAAAACTGGGCACTCACGGCACCGTTCGAACCCATACTCCGCGAGGGCCGGCTTTATGGCAGGGGCAGCTCGGACGCCAAGGGCCAGATCCTGGTGCACCTTGAAGCTGTCCGCGCCCACCTGGCCGCCGGCGCGACCGGCGCCGGCGGGACCGGTACCAGTCCGGACACGGTTGCCGGCCCGGACCCTGCCCCCAAGGTCAACCTGAAGTTCCTGGTTGAAGGCGAAGAGGAAGGCGGCTCGCCCAACTTGGCCAAACTGCTGGAGGACCACACGGACCGGTTCGCCGCGGACCTGGTCCTTTTCTCCGACACCCTCCTCTGGGACGCCGCGTATCCCGCCGTCTGCGTGAGCCTGCGCGGCATGCTGAGCGCGCACCTGGAGGTGTACGGGCCGGAGCGGGACGTGCACAGTGGCGCCGTGTCCGGGAACGCGCCCAACCCCGCCTTCGAGCTCGGCCGGCTGCTGGGACTCATGCACCACCAGGACGGCAGGGTTGCCGTCCCCGGTTTCTATGACGACGTGGAGCCGCTTCCCGCCGACCTCCGCAACGCCCTCAAGGACCTGCCCTTCACTGAGGAGGACTGGCTGGCCCGCTCCGAAACCGGTGCCATCACCGGTGAGAAGGGGTATACGGTGCTGGAGCGGCTGTGGCTGCGGCCCGCCGTCGAGGTCACCTCCATCATCGCAGGCGACCCACTGGGCGTATCCCGCGCCGCTGTCCCGGCCGTTGCCTCAGCGGACCTCAGCTTCCGCACGGTCCCCGGCCAGCGGGCGGAGAAAATCGCCGGGCAGCTGCAGGAGTGGGTGGCCGCCACCATCGGCGACGCCTACAGCTTCAGCCTGATCCCGGACTTGGAAACAGCCCAGGAACCTTACCGCACACCGGACCACCCCGCCGTCGCAGCCCTTGAAAAGGCCATGGCAGCGGGGTTCCGCGCCGAGCGGACGGGCCGCATGGGCAACGCCGGCGGCGGGCCCGCCGAACTGCTCAGCCGCACCTTGGCCGCGCCGGTGCTGTTCTTCGGCACGGGGCTGGTGGAGGATCACTGGCACGACAGCGACGAGAGCGCCGGCCTTGACGTCCTGATGAACGGGGCAGTCACGCTGGCCTGCTTCTGGGAGGAACTTGCAGCGAAGCAAGGGATAGGGGACGACGACGATGGACACTTACGGCAATGA
- a CDS encoding carboxylate-amine ligase, with protein sequence MDTYGNDGTGGAGAGRRTFGIEEELLLVDPATGEAVPLAGALLDLYVRPLEVASGPVLTAEFQQEMIEVVTPPHATLASLEQDIIAGRAIAHQAAEDVGVRVAALGTSPLPADPHPVQLRRFRAMAEEYGLTAREQLTCGCHIHVSVESPEEAVAVLDRMRNWLPVLIALSANSPFWHGVDSGYASYRSQVWNRWPSAGPLEILGSPDAYHQLVHDMVSTGVALDEGMIYFDARLSRHYPTVEIRLADVCLRPGNTVLLAGLARALVETAAREWREGIEPVAVPSALLRLAAWKASRWGLRGELLDPHTHRPAPALAVVNSLLHHIRGALEDMGDLRRVEDLVDRLLAEGTGAVRQIEVLHRTGDLERVVEDAANCTVSTS encoded by the coding sequence ATGGACACTTACGGCAATGACGGCACCGGCGGCGCGGGTGCAGGCAGGCGGACGTTCGGGATCGAAGAGGAGCTGTTGCTGGTAGACCCCGCCACGGGGGAAGCGGTGCCGTTGGCGGGCGCCCTCCTGGACCTGTACGTGCGTCCGCTGGAGGTTGCGTCAGGGCCCGTCCTGACGGCCGAATTCCAGCAGGAAATGATCGAGGTGGTCACGCCGCCGCACGCCACCCTGGCAAGCCTCGAGCAGGACATCATCGCCGGCCGGGCCATCGCCCACCAGGCCGCCGAGGACGTGGGTGTCAGGGTGGCCGCGCTGGGCACCTCACCATTGCCCGCCGATCCCCATCCGGTACAGCTCCGGAGGTTCCGGGCGATGGCCGAAGAGTATGGGCTGACGGCAAGGGAGCAGCTCACGTGCGGATGCCACATCCACGTCTCGGTGGAGTCGCCCGAGGAAGCCGTGGCCGTGCTGGACCGGATGCGCAACTGGTTGCCGGTACTGATTGCGCTCAGCGCCAACTCCCCGTTCTGGCATGGGGTAGACAGCGGTTACGCCAGTTACCGCTCGCAGGTGTGGAACCGCTGGCCGTCCGCGGGGCCGCTGGAAATCCTGGGCAGCCCGGACGCCTACCACCAACTGGTGCACGACATGGTGAGCACCGGCGTGGCCCTGGACGAGGGCATGATCTACTTCGACGCCCGCCTCTCGCGGCACTATCCCACCGTGGAGATCCGCCTGGCCGATGTCTGCCTTCGGCCGGGGAACACCGTCCTGCTCGCCGGCCTGGCCAGGGCGCTGGTGGAAACCGCCGCACGGGAATGGCGGGAGGGGATTGAGCCCGTGGCCGTCCCTTCTGCGCTGCTCCGGCTGGCGGCCTGGAAAGCCAGCCGCTGGGGCCTCCGGGGTGAGCTGCTCGATCCGCACACGCACCGCCCGGCGCCCGCACTCGCCGTCGTGAATTCCCTGCTGCACCACATCCGTGGGGCACTGGAGGACATGGGGGACCTGCGCCGGGTGGAGGACCTGGTGGACCGGCTGCTCGCCGAGGGCACCGGCGCGGTCCGCCAAATAGAGGTGCTGCACCGCACCGGGGACCTGGAACGCGTGGTGGAGGACGCCGCCAACTGCACGGTTTCCACGTCCTAG
- a CDS encoding FAD-binding oxidoreductase, with translation MGSDRFDVLREQVRGQVIEEDDAEYEAARLVFNGMIDRRPAAVLRVSQVADVLAAVRFARGLDIEVALRGGGHSAPGFGTVDGGLVLDFSARRGVRVDPVARLARVEPGATWADYNHATHAFGLASTGGIIGTTGVAGLTLGGGIGYLSRKYGLACDNLVSADVVLADGTFVTASEAENVDLFWALRGGSGNFGVVTSMEFRLHPVDMVHIGLIFFDAAMGAQVGAAYREWIAAEPEEMGAFLGFHLGPPVPFLPEEWHGKPVAVIAGMWTGDLDAGPSHWQAMLDAGPALGSFFAPMPYPALNIMFDGLSGIPGLQGYWKADFLRTLSDDALRTAVQFAPGIPSVHSANHYYPIDGAVQRVAPEATAFAYRDVNFAPVIAGQWPEPSENDNNIAWVREYWAALHEYSEPGGYLNFQDADDQSRIEDTLGSNYARLAELKAKYDPDNFFHINQNIKPAVAGGAPAAVPMQPSAVLQAEAVPEEAQQADAAPPKANPAEGAAP, from the coding sequence ATGGGTAGCGATCGTTTCGACGTGCTCCGCGAACAGGTCCGCGGGCAGGTTATCGAAGAGGACGACGCAGAGTACGAGGCCGCGCGGCTCGTGTTCAACGGGATGATTGACCGACGTCCCGCGGCAGTCCTGCGGGTATCCCAGGTGGCGGACGTTCTGGCGGCCGTCCGGTTCGCCCGGGGCCTGGACATTGAGGTTGCCTTGCGCGGCGGCGGGCACAGTGCACCAGGATTCGGAACGGTCGACGGCGGCCTGGTCCTTGACTTCTCGGCCCGCCGGGGAGTGCGCGTCGACCCGGTGGCAAGGTTGGCCCGGGTGGAGCCTGGTGCGACGTGGGCAGACTACAACCACGCCACGCACGCATTCGGGCTGGCCAGCACAGGCGGCATCATTGGCACGACCGGGGTCGCCGGCCTCACCCTTGGCGGCGGGATTGGATACCTTTCCCGTAAGTACGGGCTGGCGTGCGACAACCTCGTTTCTGCAGATGTAGTCCTTGCCGACGGAACCTTTGTTACTGCCAGCGAAGCCGAAAACGTCGACCTCTTCTGGGCGCTCCGCGGCGGAAGCGGCAACTTCGGTGTGGTCACGTCCATGGAGTTCCGGCTGCACCCGGTGGACATGGTCCATATCGGTCTCATCTTCTTCGATGCTGCGATGGGAGCCCAAGTTGGGGCGGCCTACCGCGAATGGATTGCCGCCGAACCCGAAGAAATGGGCGCCTTCCTGGGCTTCCATCTAGGTCCTCCGGTTCCCTTCCTTCCCGAGGAATGGCACGGGAAGCCCGTCGCCGTGATCGCGGGCATGTGGACGGGCGATCTTGACGCGGGACCCTCGCACTGGCAAGCCATGCTGGACGCCGGACCCGCACTGGGAAGTTTCTTCGCACCGATGCCGTACCCCGCGCTCAACATCATGTTCGATGGGCTCAGCGGTATCCCTGGGCTGCAGGGCTACTGGAAGGCCGACTTCCTTCGGACCCTCAGCGACGACGCACTCCGGACCGCCGTTCAGTTCGCTCCAGGCATTCCCAGCGTCCACTCGGCCAACCATTACTATCCGATCGACGGCGCAGTCCAGCGGGTGGCACCCGAAGCAACCGCCTTTGCCTACCGTGATGTCAACTTTGCACCTGTCATCGCCGGCCAGTGGCCCGAGCCGTCCGAGAACGATAACAACATCGCCTGGGTGCGGGAGTACTGGGCCGCGCTCCACGAGTATTCGGAGCCCGGCGGATACCTCAACTTCCAGGACGCGGACGATCAGTCCAGGATTGAGGACACCCTCGGGTCAAACTATGCGCGTCTGGCCGAGCTTAAGGCCAAGTACGACCCCGATAACTTCTTCCATATCAACCAGAACATCAAGCCCGCCGTCGCCGGGGGCGCCCCGGCTGCCGTGCCGATGCAGCCGTCCGCCGTGCTGCAGGCCGAAGCAGTCCCGGAGGAGGCACAGCAGGCGGACGCCGCGCCGCCCAAAGCAAATCCGGCGGAGGGGGCGGCGCCGTAG
- a CDS encoding alkaline phosphatase family protein → MRLLQNGRRRALLAGAAVLALVILAVVLPTAFRAGAPAQAPAANAPSAPPAEQAPVGTPASGAPAGISKIKHVVIITQENRSFDSYFGTYPGADGIPMKDGKPTVCVPDPADGGCARPFYNSADSNAGGPHSHADATADINGGAMDGFVAQAEKGLSGCGATSTKCQYSNTMPTDVMGYHDGRDLPNYWAYAQNFTLQDHLFASAASWSLPAHLYLVSEWSAKCSKAGDPSSCVDALQDPDPEPEPQIIKDTLIGKCQAGMDLDPCREALEAAGIDPGLAAQIDQIIGTSCKPTDSYAVCQAAVDAAPVSDGLKKKLTEAAKKLELPDYAWTDLTFLLHKHQVPWAYYVFNGTEPDCRNDAATCDPVKQDAKTPGLWNPLLYFDTVKEDGEQGNIKPLSGFYDAARKGTLPAVTWVAPTDKVSEHAPAKISTGQAYVAGLINAVMSGPDWDSTAIFLSWDDWGGFYDHETPPVVDNNGYGLRVPGLVISPYAKKGFIDHQVLSHDAYFKFIEDDFLGGERIDPATDGRPDARPDVRENNPQLGDLAKAFDFNQAPLPPLILPNATTY, encoded by the coding sequence GTGCGGCTTTTGCAGAACGGACGACGCCGGGCCCTGCTGGCAGGTGCCGCAGTGCTGGCTTTGGTGATCCTCGCCGTCGTCCTTCCCACCGCGTTCCGCGCCGGGGCACCAGCACAGGCGCCGGCCGCAAACGCCCCCTCCGCACCGCCGGCGGAGCAGGCGCCTGTTGGCACTCCAGCCAGCGGTGCCCCCGCCGGGATTTCCAAGATCAAGCACGTGGTGATCATCACCCAGGAGAACAGGTCCTTCGACAGCTACTTCGGCACCTATCCCGGGGCTGACGGGATCCCCATGAAGGACGGCAAACCCACCGTGTGCGTCCCGGACCCCGCGGACGGCGGCTGCGCCAGGCCCTTCTACAACTCGGCGGACAGCAACGCCGGCGGCCCGCACAGCCACGCCGACGCCACCGCTGACATCAACGGCGGGGCCATGGACGGGTTCGTGGCCCAGGCGGAGAAGGGCCTGTCCGGCTGCGGCGCCACCAGCACCAAATGCCAGTACAGCAACACGATGCCCACCGACGTCATGGGCTACCACGACGGGCGGGACCTGCCCAACTACTGGGCCTACGCACAGAACTTCACGCTCCAGGACCACCTGTTCGCCTCCGCCGCCTCCTGGAGCCTGCCGGCGCACCTGTACCTGGTCTCCGAATGGTCCGCCAAGTGCAGCAAGGCCGGGGACCCGTCGTCGTGCGTGGATGCGCTGCAGGACCCGGACCCCGAACCCGAGCCGCAAATCATCAAGGACACCCTGATCGGCAAGTGCCAGGCCGGGATGGACCTGGACCCGTGCCGGGAGGCGCTGGAAGCCGCCGGCATCGACCCGGGCCTTGCCGCCCAGATCGACCAGATCATCGGCACCAGCTGCAAGCCCACCGATTCCTACGCCGTCTGCCAGGCGGCGGTGGATGCGGCCCCCGTGTCCGATGGCCTGAAGAAGAAGCTCACCGAGGCCGCCAAGAAGCTGGAACTGCCGGACTACGCCTGGACGGACCTGACGTTCCTGCTCCACAAGCACCAGGTCCCCTGGGCCTACTACGTGTTCAACGGCACCGAACCGGACTGCCGGAATGACGCCGCCACCTGCGATCCGGTGAAGCAGGACGCCAAGACGCCCGGCCTGTGGAACCCGCTGCTGTACTTCGACACCGTGAAAGAGGACGGCGAGCAGGGCAACATCAAGCCGCTGAGCGGTTTCTACGACGCCGCCAGGAAGGGCACGCTGCCCGCCGTCACGTGGGTGGCGCCCACGGACAAGGTCAGCGAGCACGCCCCGGCCAAGATCAGCACCGGGCAGGCCTACGTGGCCGGGCTGATCAATGCGGTGATGAGCGGCCCGGACTGGGACAGCACCGCCATCTTCCTTAGCTGGGACGACTGGGGCGGGTTCTACGACCACGAGACCCCGCCGGTGGTGGACAACAACGGCTACGGCCTGCGTGTCCCCGGCCTGGTCATCAGCCCCTACGCGAAGAAGGGGTTTATCGACCACCAGGTGCTCAGCCACGACGCCTACTTCAAGTTCATCGAGGACGACTTCCTGGGCGGCGAGCGCATCGATCCCGCCACTGACGGCCGGCCGGACGCCCGGCCGGATGTTAGGGAAAACAACCCTCAGCTGGGCGACCTTGCCAAGGCCTTCGACTTCAACCAGGCACCGCTGCCGCCGCTGATCCTGCCCAACGCGACCACGTACTGA
- a CDS encoding alkaline phosphatase family protein produces MNRRSARSSAAARHRFTTLLPLLALLLSALVACQAPTPAPSPQSATPSGAASPSGSASPSPSASATPTPAPSSASKPADAAKPAGTPQHIFVINLENKGYDSVWGDNSPAPYLSGTLRKKGVLLKNYYGIAHNSLPNYLAQISGQRPNDSTVLDCHTYTEFNATGTDPDGTLQGDGCVYPEDTQTVAGQLAAQGKTWKGYMEDMQQPCEHPILGEADNHIKATPDEQYSTHHNPFMYFRSITSSPDCARNVVNFSALKDDLKSVDTTPNLAYITPNLCHDGHDGTCADGSEGGLGAADNWLKEQVPAILSSPAYKQDGMLVITFDEAEGDTAGPSEPASAVPAGGTAGGRVGALVLSPFSKAGTSSDRAYNHYSLLASIEDFFHLPRLGLAGDPGVRTFGDDVYRKES; encoded by the coding sequence GTGAACCGAAGATCAGCCCGTTCCTCCGCTGCCGCGCGGCATCGTTTCACCACGCTGCTGCCCCTGCTGGCGTTGCTCCTGTCCGCGCTGGTGGCCTGCCAGGCGCCCACGCCGGCGCCGTCTCCGCAATCCGCCACGCCGTCCGGCGCTGCCAGCCCCTCCGGCAGCGCCTCGCCTTCCCCAAGTGCATCGGCAACGCCCACGCCGGCCCCAAGCTCCGCCTCAAAGCCTGCCGACGCCGCAAAGCCCGCCGGCACACCACAGCACATCTTCGTGATCAACCTGGAAAACAAGGGGTACGACAGCGTCTGGGGTGACAACTCCCCCGCGCCGTACTTGTCCGGAACACTGCGGAAGAAGGGTGTGCTGCTGAAGAACTACTACGGCATAGCGCACAACTCGCTGCCCAACTACCTGGCCCAGATCTCCGGCCAGCGGCCCAACGACAGCACGGTGCTGGACTGCCACACCTACACCGAGTTCAACGCCACGGGCACCGACCCGGACGGCACGCTGCAGGGCGACGGCTGCGTCTACCCGGAGGACACCCAGACCGTGGCCGGGCAACTGGCCGCGCAGGGCAAAACGTGGAAGGGCTACATGGAGGACATGCAGCAGCCGTGCGAGCATCCGATCCTGGGCGAGGCAGACAACCACATCAAGGCCACCCCGGACGAACAGTACTCCACGCACCACAACCCCTTCATGTACTTCCGCTCCATCACCTCGTCCCCGGACTGCGCCCGGAACGTGGTCAACTTCTCCGCACTCAAGGACGACCTGAAATCCGTGGACACCACCCCGAACCTTGCCTACATCACCCCCAACCTGTGCCACGACGGACATGACGGCACCTGCGCTGACGGCTCTGAAGGCGGCCTGGGTGCAGCGGACAACTGGCTCAAGGAGCAGGTGCCGGCCATCCTGTCGTCGCCGGCGTACAAGCAGGACGGCATGCTGGTCATCACCTTCGATGAGGCGGAGGGCGACACCGCCGGTCCCTCCGAACCGGCCAGCGCCGTACCGGCCGGCGGCACGGCGGGCGGCAGGGTGGGCGCGCTGGTCCTGTCCCCGTTCAGCAAGGCGGGGACCTCATCGGACCGGGCCTACAACCACTACAGCCTGCTGGCCAGCATCGAGGACTTCTTCCACCTCCCCCGCCTGGGCCTGGCCGGCGACCCCGGCGTCAGGACGTTCGGCGATGACGTCTACCGGAAGGAGTCCTGA
- a CDS encoding SPW repeat domain-containing protein: MKKWYRWQDYVTVAAGLFTAVAVLFTRQQSMSTTLMLVFGGLLVVSGIINLAMPGTPAMEYVQAILAAGLVLSPWLGTYTGATGAAWTSWIAGAVALVVTAVAIKPSTDVRRTYRVSH; encoded by the coding sequence GTGAAGAAGTGGTATCGGTGGCAGGACTACGTAACGGTTGCCGCCGGACTCTTTACCGCGGTGGCGGTCCTGTTCACGCGGCAGCAAAGCATGTCCACCACCCTCATGCTCGTCTTCGGCGGGCTCCTGGTGGTCAGCGGCATCATCAACCTGGCCATGCCAGGAACTCCGGCCATGGAATACGTGCAGGCCATCCTCGCAGCAGGACTGGTCCTCTCGCCATGGCTCGGAACGTACACGGGAGCGACGGGGGCTGCCTGGACGTCATGGATCGCAGGGGCAGTGGCACTGGTGGTAACAGCGGTGGCCATTAAGCCCAGCACGGACGTCCGCCGGACCTACCGCGTCTCGCATTAG
- a CDS encoding CU044_2847 family protein, producing the protein MTEVLRYEVGSGTVLVEAADDSYGVDRPARNEQGILDTGRRLEDALASVRPAARAALEAMAELTPEKIEIEFGVKLAGDAGAVIAKSSSDAHFVLRMSWAPATAAAPGEEIMHGG; encoded by the coding sequence ATGACTGAGGTGCTGCGGTACGAAGTGGGATCCGGGACCGTGCTCGTTGAAGCGGCCGACGACAGCTACGGCGTGGACCGGCCGGCACGGAACGAGCAGGGAATCCTGGACACGGGCAGGCGCCTGGAAGATGCACTCGCGAGTGTCCGCCCGGCCGCCCGCGCAGCACTGGAGGCCATGGCGGAACTAACGCCGGAAAAGATCGAAATCGAATTCGGCGTCAAGCTTGCGGGGGACGCAGGGGCAGTGATTGCCAAGAGCAGTTCCGACGCCCACTTCGTCCTCCGCATGTCCTGGGCCCCTGCCACGGCAGCGGCGCCCGGGGAAGAAATCATGCATGGCGGGTGA
- a CDS encoding phosphoribosyltransferase, translating into MVAFHDRPDAGRRLGKRLAGLRGRDVVVLGLPRGGVPVAFEVAKALEAPLDVIVVRKLGVPFQPEVAMGAIGEGGVRVLDPRTISMARVSQEDLQQVERQERALLESRVARFRQGRPRLNLTGRTVIIVDDGIATGSTARAACQVARHLGAAKVILAVPVAPARAIVELKEPDDVVCLLSPQDFQAVGYYYHDFSPTEDGEVVQLLDAAASPARHRTEEGGDGSLEQDVEIPAGRVVLRGSLYLPARCDGTVLFAHGSGSSRHSPRNRFVASVLHGAGLGTLLLDLLTPEEEVNRANVFDIGLLAHRLSSATHWLEARHDGSAGRIGYFGASTGAGAALWAAAEPGAQVEAVVSRGGRPDLAGPRLAAVKAPTLLIVGGADTQVLALNRQAMAQMQAPTRLEIVPGATHLFEEPGTLAMAATLAADWFRQYLLPAPVGRSMPESRNER; encoded by the coding sequence ATGGTTGCGTTTCATGACAGGCCCGACGCCGGGCGGCGGCTGGGCAAACGGCTTGCCGGCCTGCGCGGACGGGACGTGGTGGTGCTGGGCCTGCCCCGCGGCGGTGTCCCGGTGGCGTTCGAGGTGGCCAAGGCCCTCGAGGCACCGCTGGACGTCATCGTGGTGCGGAAACTTGGTGTTCCGTTCCAGCCCGAAGTGGCAATGGGTGCCATCGGGGAGGGCGGGGTCCGCGTCCTGGATCCACGCACCATTTCCATGGCACGGGTTTCCCAGGAGGACCTGCAGCAGGTGGAACGGCAGGAACGAGCCCTGCTCGAAAGCAGGGTGGCCCGGTTCCGGCAGGGACGCCCGCGCCTCAACCTCACCGGCCGCACGGTGATCATCGTGGATGACGGCATCGCCACCGGGTCCACAGCCAGGGCAGCCTGCCAGGTGGCCCGGCACCTTGGCGCGGCGAAAGTGATCCTTGCCGTTCCGGTGGCCCCCGCCCGCGCCATCGTGGAGCTGAAGGAACCGGACGACGTCGTCTGCCTGCTCTCGCCCCAGGACTTCCAGGCCGTGGGCTACTACTACCACGACTTCTCGCCCACAGAGGATGGCGAGGTGGTGCAGCTGCTGGACGCGGCCGCCTCCCCGGCCCGGCACCGTACCGAGGAAGGCGGGGACGGCAGCCTGGAACAGGATGTGGAAATTCCGGCAGGAAGGGTGGTGCTGCGCGGCAGCCTCTACCTTCCGGCCAGGTGCGACGGAACCGTCCTCTTCGCCCATGGCAGTGGCAGCAGCCGGCACAGCCCCCGCAACCGCTTCGTCGCCTCAGTGCTGCACGGGGCCGGCCTGGGCACCCTGCTGCTTGACCTGCTGACCCCGGAGGAGGAGGTCAACCGGGCCAACGTGTTCGACATCGGCCTGCTGGCGCACCGCCTTTCCTCCGCCACCCATTGGCTGGAGGCACGGCATGACGGCTCCGCCGGGCGCATCGGCTATTTCGGTGCCAGCACCGGCGCGGGCGCCGCGCTGTGGGCCGCCGCAGAGCCCGGGGCCCAGGTTGAAGCCGTGGTTTCCCGGGGTGGACGGCCGGACCTGGCCGGACCGCGGCTGGCCGCCGTGAAGGCACCCACGCTCCTGATCGTTGGCGGCGCAGACACCCAGGTGCTGGCCCTCAACCGCCAGGCCATGGCGCAGATGCAGGCACCCACCCGGCTCGAGATTGTCCCGGGCGCCACGCACTTGTTCGAAGAGCCCGGCACCCTGGCCATGGCCGCCACCCTTGCCGCGGACTGGTTCCGGCAGTACCTCCTGCCCGCGCCGGTGGGGCGGTCCATGCCGGAGTCCAGGAATGAACGCTGA